The following are from one region of the Sorghum bicolor cultivar BTx623 chromosome 2, Sorghum_bicolor_NCBIv3, whole genome shotgun sequence genome:
- the LOC110432676 gene encoding protein transport protein sec31-like, with protein MSVSRIRYVSDTDTYPIRHRYVSAEYPNFNYFKKNGYAGPIRICSRIRVSALVDTAQPNKSPVKHLSTALPYPDGRLHPQAPPAPIRDAPPPLLASRDSHALPPRRRRPLAGDEQPPEQASIRPIRRLPCSHPTSILSGTARPSLASVLSVRRQAKHPSARLQPARHSPVAPVRPSRRAPVRAGEHCPPVRPCSPLASRHRQRQVSSLSLPDRGRPPVRN; from the exons ATGTCCGTATCGCGTATCCGATACGTATCGGACACGGATACGTATCCGATACGCCACCGATACGTATCCGCGGAGTATCCGaattttaattattttaaaaaaaacggATACGCTGGGCCGATACGTATCTGTTCCAGGATTCGCGTATCTGCTTTGGTGGATACGGCCCAGCCCAACAAGAGCCCAGTCAAACACTTATCCACTGCTTTGCCCTACCCTGACGGACGACTCCATCCGCAAGCGCCCCCGGCCCCCATCCGCGACGCGCCGCCTCCTCTGCTCGCGAGTCGCGACTCGCACGCGCTCCCTCCGCGACGCCGCCGTccgctcgccggcgacgagcagccGCCTGAGCAGGCAAGCATCCGTCCCATCCGCCGGCTTCCCTGCTCCCATCCGACGAGCATCCTCTCAGGGACGGCGCGACCCTCCCTGGCTTCCGTGCTCTCCGTCCGCCGGCAGGCAAAGCACCCGTCCGCTCGTCTCCAGCCTGCTCGCCACTCGCCAGTCGCCCCTGTCCGCCCGAGCAGGCGAGCACCCGTCCGAGCAGGCGAGCACTGTCCGCCCGTCCGCCCCTGCTCGCCACTCGCCAGTCGCCATCGCCAACGCCAAGTCTCCAGCCTGAGCCTGCCGGATCGGGGTCGACCTCCAGTGA GAAATTGA